TCACGAGCGACACCGTCACGGCCTGATCCCTGACGGGTCAGTTACGGCCTGAACGCTACGATTCGGAAGATTCGTACGCACCCGATCGCTCGAGTTCGCCCCGTTTTCGAAGTACGTCCGGCGTTCGGCAGATTCCCGGCGCGCCCGTCACCTGCGGTACCGTACAGTTGTTACAGCTCTCACAGAGCACCCGCGTCGTCGCGTCACCGGCGTCGAGTAGTCGGGTGCCGAGCCGGGGTTCGGCGTAGAACGGTCGGGCCATTCCGACCGCGTCGCAGGCCGGTGTAGGGCCGTCCCCGCTGTCCTCGCCACCCCCGTCGTTCCCGCCGTCTCCGAGCAGCCGGTCGATCGTTCCGCGCTCGCGGATCCCGCCCTCCGCGAGGACCGGGATCGCCACCTGCTCGCGAACCCGTCGACAGAAGTCCTCGTTCCACGCGGGTTGGAAGTCGTACTGCAGGGATTGCACGCGGTTCCCCCAGGCGACGAGTCGCTTCCGGCCCGATCCGCCGAAGGCGACGTCGTACTCCTCCTGCAGGGCCTCGTTCGACCAGGCCCGATCGGGGTACGCCCCGCGGACGATGCTCATGTCCCAGACGACGGACGTCTGGACCGGAACCACCGCGTCGTAGCCGATCCGCTCGAGTCGACGGGCGATCTCGACTCCGTCGTCGAGCGAGAGCTTCCGCCGGACGATCGGCGCGGGCGGCGCGGGCGTCTCCGCGGGAACCTTGGTCATCAGGGGGACGTCGCCGGCCCGGTCGCGGATCTCGTCGTGGACGAGCGCGAGGAATTCGAGTCTGGCGTCCGGCGAGCCGCCGAACTCGTCGCCGCGGCGGTTGTAGAAGGGCGACAGGAACTGCTGGACGATGCCCATGTTCGCCCCCGCAAGGTGAATCCCGTCGTAGCCCGCGTCGACGGCGCGGGCGGCCGCTCGGCCGAAGTCCGCGGCGAGGTCGTACACCTCGTCGGTCGACAGGACGCGGGGGTCGTACGAGAGGAAGCCGAGCCGATCGAGGGCCCGTAACTGCCACGGCGGTTTCGATACCGCGAGTTGCTCGAGGTCCGGGTGCTTCCGGCGGTACTCTGCGTGCCACGTCTCCATGCTCCGCAGCCCGCCGTGTTCGAGCTGGACGAAGATGCGGCCGCCGTGCTCGTGGATCCGATCGGTCAGCCGCGACAGTCGCGAGACGAAGTCGGGGTCGTGGACGCGGGTCATCCCCGGTGCGGCACAGCCGCCCTCGCCGCGGACGATGGTCGCGCCCTGGCAGACGAGTCCGACGCCGGACGCGGCGGCGGGTTCGAGATCGTCGATCAGCGTGTCGACGGCGTCCGGTCCGTTGCCCGCGCACTCGAGCAGGGGCGCGCGATAGAGTCGGTTCGGGACCGTCAGCCCGCCGATCTCGATCGGATCTTCGAGGCTGGCCATGCAGGGCGTATCACGCGGCCGTACAAGAGCGTAGTGCCGGTCGGGGATCGGAGATTCCCCTCCTCGGAGTCGGGACGTATCTCGACGACACGATCGCTCCCTTCCCCCGTTCTGTCCCGTTCGCGACTACGACCTGTTCACGTCACGTCCGGGCGGCGGTGTGAGCCGAATCGGAACCCCCGGAGCGGCCGCGTCAGGGCGGGAGCACGACCGCACGCCCCTCGATCTCGTTGTGTTCCAGTCGTTCCGCGACCGTGTTGATCTCGTCGAGATCGTTTCGTTCGGTGCGCAACTCGACCTCGTCGCGATCGACGAGGGCGACGAGTTCCTGGAGTTCGGCGTACTTGCCGACCAGGGTCCCCCTGAAGGCGAACTCGCCGTTGACCAGGGCCTGACTGGGTTCGTGGATGTGCCCGCCGTAGCCGACGACGTGGTGGTCGCCGCCGGCGGCGACGATTTCGGGTGCCAGTGCGGTCGTCTCGTCCCCGCCGACGAAGTCGACGACCTGCTGGGCCCCCACGTCGTCGGTCAGGTCCGCGACGACGTCGGCGAGGTCCTCCTCGGCGGAGTTGACCGTGTGGCGAGCCCCCACCTCTTCTGCGAGTTCGAGCGCCTCGTCTTTGATGTCGGCGGCGACGATGTTCGCGCCGCTCATCGCGTCGAGACACTGGAGACCGATGTGGCCGAGGCCGCCGATGCCGATGACGACGCAGGTGTCGCCGGGATTGAGTTCGCGGACCGCCTTCTTCGCGGCGTGGTAGGCCGTGATTCCAGCGTCGGCGTGGGGTGCGATCTCGGTCGGGTCGACGCCCTCGGGAAGCGGGATCACCGCCCGCTCGTTCGTCTGGAGGTACTCGGCGAAGCCGCCGTCGGTTGTGAGGCCGTTGAACGCGCTGTTCTCGCAGTACATGTCCTCGCCGAGTCGGCAGGGCCGACAGATGCCGCAGGTCTGGACGGGGTGACAGATCACCGGATCGCCCTCCTCGACCAGCGTTACCTCGTCGCCGACCTCGGCGACGACGCCGGCGTTCTCGTGGCCCAGCGTCATCGGCAGATCCTGTGGCGCGTACTCTTCCCACATTCCCTCGATGATGTGGTTGTCCGTCTGGCACCAGCCCGCGCCCTCGACCTCGACGAGGACGCCGTCCGATCGATCGATCTCGGGTCGATCGATCTCGTCGATCGAGAGTGCCTCGCTCATGTCGTCGGTGTACTCGTGGAGTCTGGCTGCTTCCATGGTAACAACGTGCACATCACCGTACTAGGTGAAAACGTTCGCCCGAGTTATCGTTCGCTGTGACTGTCAGGTGATCCTCGACGTCGCTGGGACCGCGATCGAACCGGTCGTTCTTCGATACCTGAAAGTCAGACTCGTCTGAAAAAGAATAATGGGGGTTGCTACCGATTCACACGATGGGATGTATCAGCAAAACGGCGAGGATGTCTTCGTCATCGACGCTCACGTCCATCTGTGGGACGCCAGGGAGGACAACATCGTCCACGAGGGTGGCGAAGAGTTCATCCAGTGCTTCTACGACTATCACACGACGTTCACGCCGGACGAGCGCCAGTGGGACATGTCGGAGTATCGCCACTACGGGGCCGATCGGATGGTCGAGGACATGTTCGGCAACGCCGCTGCCGACATGGGAATCTTCCAGCCCACGTACCTGACCGACTTCTACGACGAGGGGTTCAACACGACCCACCAGAACGCCGAACTGGCGACCGAGTACCCCGAACGGTTCGTGCTCAACGGAACCTTCGATCCGCGCGACGGTGACGAGGGAATCGAGTATCTCGAAGAACTCCACGAGACGTACGACATTTCGGGGGTCAAGCTCTACACTGCCGAGTGGCGTGGCGACTCGAAGGGGTGGCGACTCGACGACGAGGAGGCGTTCCGGTTCTTAGAGAAGTGCCAGGAACTCGGTATCGAGAACGTCCATCCGCACAAAGGGCCGACGATCCGGCCGCTGAACCGCGACGCGTTCGACGTGAAAGACGTCGACGACGCGGCGTCGTCGTTCCCCGAACTCAACTTCGTCGTCGAACACGTCGGCCTCCCCCGACTCGACGACTTCTGCTGGATCGCCGCCCAGGAGCCGAACGTCTACGGCGGACTCGCAGTCGCCGCCCCGTTCGCCCAGAACCGCCCCGGCAAGTTCTCCGAGATCCTCTCGGAACTGCTCTGGTGGCTCGGCGAGGACCGTGTGCTGTTCGGCTCGGATTACGCGATCTGGAACCCCGACTGGCTCGTCGAGGAGGTCATGGAGGCCGAACTCACCCCGGAACACCGCGCGGAGTACGGCGTCGAGTGGGATCTCGAGACGAAACGGAAAGTGATGGGCGAGAACGCGGCCGACCTGTACGACATCGACATCGAGGAGAAACGCCGGACGTTCCAGGACGACGAGATCAGCCAGCAGTTCGATCTCGGCGACCACTACGCGAGCGAGGAACCGGCGGCGGCGGACGACTGATGTCGACTCCCGACTCCAGCGACGGCGATTCCGATCGCGGCTCCCGGTCGGATTCCGACACCGTCGGCCCCGATCGGGCGGCCGTCCGCGATCGGCTCGACCGCGTCACGGATCCCGAACTCGATCGCTCGATCGTCGCCCTCGACTACGTCGACGCGATCGAGATCGACGGCGACCGCGTCACCGTCCGGTTCACCCTGCCGACGGCGTGGTGCTCGCCGGCGTTCGCGTGGATGATGGCGATCGACGCCCGCGACGAAGTCGAAACCCTGCCGAGCGTCGCGGACGCGCGAATCATCCTGGACGAGCACATGCACGAGCAGGAGATCACCCGCGGCGTGAATGAGGGACGCTCCTTCGCCGAGGCGTTTCCCGACGCCGACGGCGACGTCGCCGCCGTCCGGGCGGAACTCGACGAGAAGGCCCGCGTCGCACGCCAGTACGACGCGATCGAGACGTTGCTCGACGCGGGTCTCGATGCCGAGACGATCGTCGAGCTTACCGTCGCGGACCTCGAGCGATCGGCGGCCAATCCGTCGGCCGCGTCCGCGGAGACGGCGAGCGATCCCACCGACGACGATGAGCGGGAGCAGCTTTCGATCTACGTCCAGAACCGCGCGGTCGCCGTCTCGGTTCCGGCAGCCCCGATCGATCGGTATCTCGAGAAAGCCCGAGAGACGGGCGTCGTCTCCGCACCTGACGACGTGTTGTTCCGGACGCCGGAGGGGCAGCCGATCGACGCCGACTCGTTCGACCTTGTCCACCGCCGCGGGCGACTCGCACAGGTCAACATGTCCAGTCAGGGCGGAATCTGTGAGGGGTTACAGGCGGCCAGGGAGCGCCGCTTCGAGGGGGCAGGCGACGACTGATAGGGATCGTTGTAACTTGTTACCGGCGATCGCCCGCCCGGGGCGGCGATCACCGGTAAAGAATCACAACAGACCGTATGAGTACGCAGGTGCCGTCGAATTTCTCCGTTTCCAGTCGTTTGCGGTCCGCCCACGTACACGGCTATCCTCGGATTTCGTCGAGTCGATCGCCGAGCACCTCACGGACCGAACTGATATCCCCGCCGATCCGGACGATCTGGTAGCCGGCGTCGATCGCCGCCTGTGCGTCGGCGGGATCGTTTCGAATCCGACCGATCGGGATCTCGGCGGCAAGGCAGGCCTCGAGCGTTCGATCGATCGCGGCCGTCACGGCGTCGTGATTCTTCGCCGTCGGATCGCCGGCCGACATCGATATCTCGAGATCCGCCGGACCGACGAACGCGAACCCGAGTTGCGGAACGGCGAGGATCTCTTCGATGTTTTCGACTGCCCGTTCGTTCTCGATCATCGTCCCTACGAGGACCTCGTCGTCCTCGCCGGCGACGAAGCTGTCGACGTAGCCGGCCCACTCGCCCGATCGGCCGACGCCGACGCCTCTGTTGCCGACGTCGCCGTCGTAAGCGAAGTAGGCCGCTTCGATCCCTCGGCGGAGTTCGCTCGCCGTCTCGATTCGGGGGAGCAGAACCGTCCGGACGCCGGCGTCGAGGACCTTCCTGACGAGGGGAGGCTCCGGAGCCGGCAGTCGAACCAGCAACTCGATGTCGGCCGCTTCGGCTGCTCGAGTGAACTCCTCGAAGGCGGTGCTGTCGTACGGGCTCGGGCCCCCGTGCTCGAAGTCCAGCCAGACGTAATCCAGCCCGAGGCGACCGAATGTTTCGATCACCGTCGGTGAGAACGTCTCCGAACTCGCTCCGAGAACCGTCTCACCGTGTTCGAGCGCACGTCGGAACCCGTTTTCGGACCTCATCCGGCCACCTCTCGGCTCAGATCGGCGCGGTTTTTCGTGGAGTCCGGCAGTCCACCGTCGTACACCGTGCGGACGTTTGCGGCCGCCTGTTGACTCATTCTGCTGAGTGCCTGCTCGGTCACGCCGCCGACGTGGGGCGTCAGGAGCACCTCGTCCCGTGCGTAGAGCGGGTGGTCGTCTCCTGGCGGTTCCGTCTCGAAGGTGTCGAGGCCGGCCCCGGCTACGGTCCCGCTCTCGAGCGCCTCGTGGAGTGCCGTCTCCTCGACGACTGCCCCCCGCGAGGTGTTGATCAGAACGCCGGTCTCGCCAAGCGCTGCCAGCTCCGCGGTCGAAACCGAGTGGCGCGTCCGATCGGTCAAGGGGACGTGAGCGCTCACCGTGTTCGATCGCTCGAACAGTGCCTCGAGCGACTCGACTCGTTCGACCCCTTCCAAGAAGGCGTCGTCGGGTTTCTTTGGATCGAACGCGAGGACGGTCATCCCTAGTCCCGTAGCGAGATCTGCCGTCTTCCGCCCGATGTTTCCAAACCCGTACACGCCGAACGTATCTCTGGTGAGTTCGTCGCCAGTGAACGCGGCCCGTTCCCAGTTGCCCGCACGGACGTGTCTGTCCGCCGTGTGGAGATTTCGACGAACGCCGAACAGCAGCGCTATCGCGTGTTCTGCGACCGACCGTGCGTTCGCGCCGGGCGTGTTACAGACGACGATATCCCGCCGCGATGCTGCCGGAACGTCTACGTTGTCGAGTCCGCTTCCGTGTTTCGCGATGACCTGCAACCGGTCCGCCCGATCGATGACATCGGCACCGAGCGGGGCCACTCTGACGATGACGGCATCGTACCGATCGATATCGTCGAGTGCGGCCTCGTAACTGCCGTACTCGTCCATACCAGTACACCGCGCAAAATCCGCGATCGATTCCGGACCCGACGGATCGATCCGCATCGGGAGTAACACCTCCCAATCTGTGGCCATAGGTACCTGTCCACAGTCGCTGTAAAAAGTATGTGACCCGATACTCAGATCGGCTGAAACGTATGCGACCCGGTGATCAGAGACGGTGAACAGTACAGAATTTCTGGTGGGGTCCGCCACTCCGCCGATCGGTTCCGTGTGCCGGCACGTGACGGAAGGAACCCCAATTCAGGCGGCCACTGACGGGAGCGTCGGTAGTTTACTCCCCCCGTCTCCGTCCCCGGGCTCCGTGGACTCGCCGGAACGTGACGAAATACGACAGCCCCGTGTACTATCTTTCGGCTCCGATTGGAGCCAGCACCGATCGACGGTCGTCGGATAGACACTGTAGGACCGGTGTACCCTACTTTTCGACATCGAGCAGTGCGACTCGCTCCCGGACTAGCGCGCCGATCGAGGCGTCGGTTGCCGATCGCTCGGCGTCGGTGATTTCGAAGAAGTTACAGATTGTCGCTGACTCGCCGACCTCGAGTGTGGGTTCGACGCCGACGACTGCGTCGAGGTCGTCGAGCGACGCGAGGGTGGCTGCTTCGGCGTCGGCATCGGCCCCATCCGTGGCGGCGACGAGTATCACGGCCGGCCCCTCGCCCTCGTCAACCCCCATTTCGAGTGCCCGGTCGATCTGGCGGCGGCCGGCGGCGTACAGCAGGATCTCGACCGCCCGATCCCGGGCGACGTTCTCGCCGCGATCGATCGCTCGGTCGGCCAGTTCGACGGCTCGCTCGAGGTGGGCCCGGTCGGCGACGTAGCGCGCGTCGAACGCCTGGATCGTCGTGCCGTGGCGATCGCCGATCGCGCCGAGGTCGGCGACGAACGAATCGAGGTCGTCGATCTCGAGGCGGCATTCGAGCAGTTCCATCAGAAATCACCCAGGCTGGACTGGCTCTCGTCCGCGTCGTCGGCCTCGTCCTGTACCGGTTCGGCGCGATCGGGTCCCTCGCCGCTGTCGCCTCGATCGCCGCTCGTTTCACCAGCCGTCGCGCTGGCAGTCGACGTGGCCGGGGCCGGTTCGACGCCGTCCATCGAGGGGTCCTCGCGGCCGGCGTTGTCGAGGATGTTCTCGGCCGTCTTCTCGCCTTTCAGCGCGCCGAGGATCACGCTCTTGTCGGCGGTTCGCAACTCGGCGGGGTCCTCGATCCCGCGCTCGTACAGTCGCCGGGCGCGTTTGCGGCCCACGTCGCCGACCGAGACGAGTTCGAGCAGTTCTTCGCCGACGCCGTGCTCGACGCGAGCCCGCGCCTCGCGGACGGCGACGGTCCACTCGCTGTCGATCTCGACCGCCAGCGACTCGGCTGCCCCGAGCAGCCACTCGGCGGTGTCGACCTTTCCGCGGAGGTCTCCGGGGCCGATCTTGTACCGCTCCGTGATCGTGTCCTCGTCCAGTTCCTCCGCCCAGTCCTCGAGCAGCCGGCCCGTCTTGAGGGCGGACAGCCAGTCCTCGAAGCGGTCGTCCTCGAACTCGCTCGGCGGATCGCCGAGCAGTTCGGCCTCGCGCTCGTAGAAGAGTTCGCCGTACCGCTCGTCCTCGCCCGATCGCAGGTAGAGTTCGTACATGTCGGGGGTGCGCGAGATAAGCTGGTAGCATCCGAGCGCGGTGGGGCGTGCGTCGGCCGACTCGAGTCCGTGGACGATTTCGGCGGCGCTCATCGGATCGAGGTAGAGCCGGGAGACGGTGTGGCCGAGGCTGGTCGCCTCGAGTTCCTCGTCTCGGCCGCCACCGTCGACGAGATCGGCAGCCGAGGTGAACGCCCCGCTGTCGTCGGTTTCCGCCGTCTCACCGCCGTTCCGTTCGACGAAATCGTTCCGCTCGAGATACGACAGCACGTCGTCGGCCACCCGTTCGAGTCGGCCCGGTTCCGTCGACTGGCTCGCGTAGAGCGTCTCCGCGAGGAAGTCGAGCAGGCCCTCGCGGGTTCTGGCGAAACCGGAGGCGATCGTCGCGAGCACGTGCGTTCGCAGGGCCGGTTCGGCGGCGAGTTTCGATCGAACTGGCTCCGGATCGGCCCAGACGTAGCGATCGAACAGTTCCTCGCTCTCGTCGTGGCTCCTGGCGAGCAGGACGGCCTCGCCGTAGGGGTCGAGGCCGGGTCGACCCGCCCGCCCCATCATCTGGTGGACCTCGAGGACGTCGAGCGGTGCCATCCCGCCTGCGGTGGGGTCGAAGCGCCGCCAGTCGCGGACGACGACCCGACGAGCGGGGGTGTTCACCCCGGCCGCGAGGGTCGGCGTGGCCGAGATCACCTTCAGCAACCGATCGCGGAAGGCGTCCTCGACGAGGCTGCGCTGGGTGCTCGAGAGACCGGCGTGGTGGAAGGCCGACCCGTTTTCGACGCACTCCGCGAGTTCCTCGCTCGTCTCGGTGTCGCTATCCCCCCGGATTTCTTCGGCGAGGTCGGCCAGGTCCGTCCGCTCGACGTCGGTCAGTTCGCGGCTCGCGACCTGCCCGAGTCGCCTGCCCGCCGCCTCCGCGTTCCGGCGGGAGTTGACGAATACGAGCGATGAGCCGCCCTCCTGCAGGATGTCGCGGACGAGCGCGGCCTCCTGTTTTTCGCTCCCGTCGACGGGTACCTCGCGCGTCGAACCGTCGTCGAAGTTCAGGGCGTTGCCGTAGTGGACCCCCATCCGGAGGTCGATCGGACGCCAGTCCGTGTCGACGAGCGAGGCGTCGAGCCAGTCGGCGATCTCGTCGGCGTTGCCGACCGTCGCCGAGAGCGCGACGACCTGTAACGCGGGATTCAGCTGTCGCAACTTGGCGAGGGTGACCTCGAGCGTCGGCCCCCGGTTCGAGTCGTCGATGAGGTGGACCTCGTCGCTGACGACGCAGGTGAGGTCGGAGAGCCAGTCGGCCCCGTTGCGCACGAGTGAGTCGACCTTCTCGCTGGTCGCCACGATGATGTCCTTCGCGGCGAGCCACTCGTCCGTGCTCTCGTAGTTGCCCGTCGTGACGCCCACCGTCACGCCGAACCTCTCGTAGGCCTCGAACTCGGCCTTTTTTTCGCTGGCGAGCGCTCGCAAGGGGACGATGTAGAGCGCTTTTCCACCGCGTTCGACCGCCGACAGCATCGAGAGCGCGGCGATCATGGTCTTCCCGCTGGCGGTGGGGACGGCGGCGACGAGGTTCTCGCCCTCGGTCGCGCCGGCCTCGACCGCGTCGGCCTGTGGCGGGTACAGCTCCTCGATCCCCTCGCGCTCGAAGTGGTCGATCGCGCCGGGCGGGAGCCCCGACAGCTCCTCGATATGCATTGTCCGCAGTTGGCACGTGCAGCGGTTTAAACTGTCGTCTCGGTGGGCGGCGATCGACGACGGCGGGATCGATCTCGGTTCAGTCGTCGTGCTGGAGTCAGGTGCCTTTTTGCGACTGTCGCCGGAACCGACGGGTATGTCGACGCTGGCCAGTGCCCTTCGATCGTCGCCGCTCCGGTCGGGGACGGCCCGCGGTCGTAGCGGCAAACTCCTCGTCGGGGCCGGACTGGGCGTACTCACGCTGGGAATGACGACCGACACGCTCGGCCGTCGGGTCGCCGTTGCGGGGTGGCAGCCGTCGGTGCTCGAACTCGGCGTCCTCCTCGTCGGGGCTGCGGTCGTCGTCGCGTTCGGGCAGTACCTGCTGGGCAAGCTGAAGCGGGCCGCCGGCTACGGCCTCCTCGGCTCGATCGGGCTCGGAATCGGCCTTCCGGGCCTGATCGCGCTCCCCGCCGTCGGCGGCATCGCTCGCCGGCTCGGATCGACGGTCTACGTCCGGATCCCGTGGATCGGCCCCTCCCGCTGGGAGCGCGCCCTCGCCGCCGTCGGCGGGCCGCGCGGACTCGTCTCCGGTGGCTACGGGACGACGCTCCTGGCGATCGGTGCCTCGACGGGCAAACTCCACGAGGTGTACGTCGTCTTCGGTAACCGGCTCTCGTTGCTCGCGGTCTTCATCCTGCTGACTGCACCGGGAATCGTCGTCTACTACCTGCGACGATAGATCGATGGGTGTGGCGACCGAAGCCCGCCTATGATCGACCCCGATCGGGTCCTCGTCCCCACGCTCGGCCGCCCGCAGGAGGACGAGGCGCTCGCGTACGCCCTCGAGACGTTCCCAGAAGCCGACGTCACGCTGCTCGCCGTCGTCACGCCGCTGGACGCACCGCTCAGCGAGGGTGGCGTGCTCGAGCGAAGCGACGAGCGGACCGAGGCGGCACGCGATCGTGCCGCCCGACTGCGAGCGTCGGTCGACGACGCGGCGATCGATCGGGTCCGGATCGAGACGGTGGAGGGGCGGCCCGGCACGGTCGTTCCCCAGTACGCGTCCGAGGAAGACGTCGATCACGTCGTCATGTCCGGACACGACGCCAGTTCGATGGGCTTCGTGCGGCGGTTCCTCGGTCGCAGTGTCGCGACCACGGTCATCGACCGGACGCCACGACCGGTAACCGTCCTCGAGTGACGACCGACGGTCCGTCAGTTCGCGATCGACGGAAGCCGGTGTCCGGAGTCAGCCGCCGAGCGCGAGTGCGAGCGCCCGGTAGAGGCCGTAGCTGACGACGGTGGAACTCCCGAGCGTCAGCAGCCAGAAGCTGATCGTGAATCCGATCTTGCGCCGGGAGACGCCGGCCGACCCCGCGGCCAGCCCGCCGCCGATGACGCCCGAGAGGATGATGTTGTTGAGCGAGATCGGGATCCCGAGCGCGATCGCAAGCTGTGCGATGACGAAGCCGGGCACGAGCGCCGCGATCGATCGGCGAGCGCCCAGTTGGGCGTACTCCCGGGAGGTCGCCTGCAGGAGTCGCGGCGCGCCCATCCACGCGCCGGCGAGGATGCCGGTCGCGCCGATCGCGAGCAGGATGATCGTCGGGAGCCCGAGTTCGATCCGGAAGAGGTTCTCGAGCGGGCCGGTCGCGAGCCCGACCTGCGAGCCGCCCGACGAGAACGCGACGATGCCGCCGAGCACGAGCAGGAACGAGCGGATGCCCCGCTCGACGGAGACGAGGACGCGTCTGCGGATCCAGTGGAAGGCGAGAGCACCGACGACGATCGTCACGAGGACCGTCCCGAGGTCGATCCCGGCGGCCAGTTCCGGCCCGCCGCCGAACTGACGCGAGACGAACCGCGCCAGCGTCCCCTGGTCGGCGCCGGGGTCCGGGATGACCCCGAGTCTGACGTTCGCGACGATCGCGCCGACGACGCCCGCGAGCAGCGGGACGCCGATCGATTCGGGAACGTCGTCCCGGCGCAAGGTGACCGCGGTCGCGTACGCCAGTCCGCCGGACATGAACGGAACGAGCAGCCAGAAGATGCCGAGGCGACGGTAGGTCGCCAGTGCGGGGTCGCCGCCGAGCGAGAGGCCGACGCCGACCATCGCCCCCGTGGTCGCGAACGCCGCGGGGATCGGGTACCGCGTGTAGATCCCGATCGCCATGAACGACGCCGCGGTCAGCAGCCCCGCCGTGGCCGCCAGCGGCGTGATCGCGACGCCGTCGATCAGATCAGAACCGACGGTCTCGGAGATGCTCCCGCCCTGCATGAGCGCGCCGGCGGCCGCGAGCAGGCCGATTACGAACGCGGCCTGCATCGTCGAGATGGCGTTCGCGCCGATCGCCGGCGCGAACGGCGGCGAGTTG
The nucleotide sequence above comes from Halosolutus halophilus. Encoded proteins:
- a CDS encoding inorganic phosphate transporter; the encoded protein is MVALSFAVLVGTAILTCLFMAWVLGANSNSPPFAPAIGANAISTMQAAFVIGLLAAAGALMQGGSISETVGSDLIDGVAITPLAATAGLLTAASFMAIGIYTRYPIPAAFATTGAMVGVGLSLGGDPALATYRRLGIFWLLVPFMSGGLAYATAVTLRRDDVPESIGVPLLAGVVGAIVANVRLGVIPDPGADQGTLARFVSRQFGGGPELAAGIDLGTVLVTIVVGALAFHWIRRRVLVSVERGIRSFLLVLGGIVAFSSGGSQVGLATGPLENLFRIELGLPTIILLAIGATGILAGAWMGAPRLLQATSREYAQLGARRSIAALVPGFVIAQLAIALGIPISLNNIILSGVIGGGLAAGSAGVSRRKIGFTISFWLLTLGSSTVVSYGLYRALALALGG